Sequence from the Phragmites australis chromosome 11, lpPhrAust1.1, whole genome shotgun sequence genome:
ctaaactaACAACTTAACCATGATCACCATCACCAACACCTATCTGCTCAAAGCCTAAGGTTCTATATTGCTATATCAAAATCATCATATTTGCCTTTATTGTTACATGtgatcattagtcaagtatatgataCTTCCTGATATTCCTGACAGCATGGCTTAAGCatttctacccataaaagacacctaaccataaaccacttatGCTTCAAGGAAGGATAAGGTAATATCTAggtaaatcctaacataggtgactactaATCAAGTtgatattgcatgcaattttgtaaaacaaaataatttaaaacatatgttcaagatgatcaagaagtacacttgccttttacccaatgcttctcagtgttgtcgaaaccttggtcttgaagtccctcaaacAGATCCaaaacgttatcgactaatcacgaATTCTACCAACAAACAAAAGTAACATCAAATAAActcaaaattgcaaaaaaataataGGAATATAATGAAAGACTGAGATCTTTGATTAAGCTAGGTAAAGAGAATAGAATTGACTGGAGTTCTTACGAGGAAGGATAAAGCGATAGGATCTAGGGTTTCACATGAATTGATACAAAAGATTGACTGAAGCATTAATATGTGTGACCTACAAATTTATCTactattttaatatcataaactcatgtttgtgatacaatgacatgtagatctgGCCAGCATCTAAATGCTAATGCAAtaaacataaatttactaatcaaaataatatcttcatgttgtagggatctagatgttaaaTAAGAGATAACTACTATAGAGCTATGAGAATTGATACCTAAaatgaatatgattggatagATCATGCTTTTAGGAAAATTTAAGCataagaatcactcaaatcagaGCTAAAACGAAGAAGATATGAGGTTCTGAAGTTTTAGGGATGTTTCTGCAAAAGAGCTATTCTCTGGAATTAGTTTTGTACTTGAAAAGATTGGATTGCTGATAGGGTGTTGACAGGGCTTGGCTGAGATGATGTGGTAGACACGTGGGTTGACACGTTAGCGGGATTGTTGTTGTGGCGGGATGACGTGGCACATGTGCTGACTAGGTTAAAGAGGACACATGACGtggcaccaatgtgtagttcaaaCGGTGTCCATGATGTTATGAGGTCCACAGGATATGTGATGGATTCAGCTCCCGAAACTCCCGTAGACGcatagctactccgacgaccactgAGGCTGGAGTGCACACCATCAGGAGATGCTTTCGGCCGTTcttgttcgctcacaatggcaccccgttGACGCATGGGGGCTTGGGagactgcttgtgctattttttcttttgtatgttccctctccttttttagcacttgttcaagcattttcatcatcctagcttgttctaccGCTTGTTCTGCATCTCGtgctgcttgggatctctttcgactcttgtaattGTTGAAGTTTCTTGGGAATCCAAATTTTCAACCCATAACCCTAACGCCtcatgtgcgaccaccgtgctccttgtttcccagggacaaggtgagctcgtctctatccctgtctagcttgaaagagccttgtgaagactgctcgtgggcttccgcaagattttttgcaagatcttgcgtcgcttccaggtctttggaggttgtaaaggataagcttccatcaattgagtaagaagcacccctcccaagaaggaagtgtgttgATTGTTCGCTCCAGTCCTTcgtctcaggcgtgacacctctctgtcacagttcatctagctgttgtttccactacctttctttcctcacgtgCTTATGACTACCGACTCTGtgggggtacaggttcttcttcgagttttcTTTGTTCACCTTACTCAACccctgtgcttcttccgacaacttgtactctgtaaaggcttgccaatgatcttctagttgcgGCCATTTATggaaatctggcattgtacctttctgcacatacatTCTGTTTAGtgtccccttccagttcttaaatgaaaggcccatgatcattagcgtcttacgcttaactacttccatatctgtctcttcagggaagtcaaacttctctaatatcttgggcaacaagatgtcgttcttgatcgaatcaggaaccacatgcGAATCACTTCGctcaccagtccacaatctgtagctgatgggcaggTGATCCTTAACAACAATCCCACAAagtgtatggccccagaactctctctggtgcagttggctcccttgctggtgagacctcagggattgctcattgtcgtgaccgtccggagcatcaagcatctgcgcataagtgaaaaaactattgggaacctatacaataatatgtacaacagatgtattcatatacttatgaattacctcatcgcctccacatgcgtttgtttggtccaggttgaggtagtggctcggctaccttcttcaatgatTGATGGCgacactacatctccttctaacacctggcctggattggcggttggtgatgccatcacttcctgggagttctacatataaagagcagaggaaggaggaagatagagataaagccgacgagcagttgagtattctacatataaagagcaggggaaggaggaagatagagataaagcctaTGAGgtagggagggaggttgtcgaaagagtgagataaccatgaaggaatcgataggttacgaccacatttaaccaaaaaaaatcacgtcttacaaagcaaaataggtATAAAGGTACTGatagttgacacattgatcttacaagtcacataatcttacatagcaaaataatgatgattgcaATCAGAACTAgtattatgacatctttacacgtgaaatcacattttttatttttgaagttagccaattttagctcggcttggatgacttgactgttatATGCCGCAAcaacttcatgtttggacttgtattgtttgtaacatgctccattgaatccattaacttgtgcgtggcattcctcctAACTGGAGAACACaccactttgccgaccacgatgaacaacataccatgtcatagtagtcctaaatttcagataatatgcaaaaatgacatactacaaaccacactaacaccaaaaaattttactgtgaagaaaatatagtgttcatgttacattatagcacagtggctctagcaaatggccttattaggactttagtactgattactTGTTCGGAGAGaaagtatttttctcaagtcagcatttatgtgccagttcTTCTAGTTTAGAGAGCAGATTATCTCAAGACGAGTTGGACGCCCTAACTGAGAttgacctcaagagttttcttttaggttggCCTAAAGGAAAACTCTAGAGGTCAACCTCACATAGGGCGTCCagctcatcttgagagaagctgctctctgaactagtaggactagcacataaatgctaacttgagaagaatgcttcctctctaaacatgccatgttgaagcatcctcgagccatatcatcatcacaactatatatattttcctatcaccatgccaccctctgtaattcttctattttttctacatgcatgactccAGCCTTGTGCAATGCGTACATGAGTAGTATGCAATACTTGGCAATGTGATAATAGCATGCATCAAGCAAACATCAATGACAATTAAATACATGTGCTATGAAAATAATcacaatggatgaaaataaactGCATCAGTGAAAAACAAACTACATCAAGCAAACTGCCTGTTGGTTTTTGAAATGCGAGCACAACATACATGCCCAAATGACCTATCGCAGCTAAGATTGGCAAGCAATCAACACTGTGAAAAGGGACCTGATCTGATACCAATTCGTTCTGTTAACAATGAAACTATGATACATTATCATCTAGTTCTACTTCATTAATCACGATGGTGTTTCAGCACAACTCATAGTTCACCCAATACCAAGTTCTACCAATGTGAGCGCAACATACATGCCCAAATGACCTTGCTATATACAGCCAAGGTTGGCAAGCAATCAACACTGTGAAAAAGAACCTGATCTGTTACCAATTCAGTCTATTAACAATGCAACTATGATACATTATTATCATCTAGTTCTACTTCATCAATCATAATGGTATTTCAGCACACCTCATAGTTCACCCAATACCAAGTTTCAAACTGACAGCGGTCGGCGAGGCACCCAATACCAAGGAGGGCGGGgggatttacctttgctctatcgtTCGGCGAGGCGGGTGGCTGCGGACGACAACAGCACGAGTGCAGCACGAGCGGGACGTTGGTGTAGGGGACAGAGACGGTGGTGTAGGGGATGGGGGCACAGGGGACGGTAGTGTAGGGGACGAAGACGGCGGCCTTAGCTCCGAGATAGGGACGGCAGGGCTCCGGGGATAGGGACGGTGGGGCTCCGGGCGAAGTTGGGGAGGATGCAGCGGGGACGGCAGCGTCAGGGAGGATGCGGTGGGGACGACGGtgtcgaggaggcggcggtgttGTAGAGGGCACAAGTAGGGcttaatttttctaagtgtcagtgGGCGGGCATCGTGCAATATAATataggggagggctttcactgccggctcaatataaTTACTGGCaatgaaagggtaccttcactacTAGCTCAATATGACAACCGACAATGGAAgggtactttcactgccggcccaataacTTCACCGGCaatgaaagttgtttcactgccggcctaatatgtccaccggcagtgaaacctcttTCCCTGCTGGTGGCTTggggtgaaattttttttcaaagtttCGCGTGTGCATGatgagactcgaacccacgacctgcataAGTAAGACGGAACAAACCGCtacgctactcaagtgatttcgatttaatttgtactatctatgcttattaacattctgttgacctaaaatcctagtacatatttgtataaatttgaacttgctatataccaaaattatgttttgtatatacctaaatttcatggctcaattttctaatacaataaataaataaaataaatatgttcataactataggtaattcaatATAAATTGAGAATacatatgctcataactatagaattcattaaaaattgaaaataaatatgctcataactataggtaattcattaaaaataaaaaatagtaatacatagcaatagtgctagcttgtgctattgctaattcattattaaaaatcaaaaatcaatatctcaataataaagacatcttccaccataaactagaaaTTGAAAGtttcataacaaaagtgaggtatattagttgcatctaaaacaaattcatacatagtaattaatacaatttagctacatTGTGTTaatgattcgcccttcattatgatcatggtgtacatagggaggttcgtcagTGTCTTCCATGTGACCTAGGTCGATATCCTcttcgaaaggaggtagcgtctcgaattgattgtagtcttcctcgtcaacaacattctccactccgacaatccttctttttccttgaagaaccacgtggctctcctccttgttagccgggtctggatcctttacatagaagacttacATAACATCGTTTGCAAGTACGAATAGTTGTTCTtagtatccaacgagtttttggtccactttACTCATACCATACTTAttgatcttcacaccccctgggagtatgacccattggcaccggaaaagaggaacttttaacactccatagtcgagcaccgagatctcctctatgaatctgtagtaggtctccctatttccattgcagtcgtaggtcTATACAGATACCACTATTTtgcttggcgctcttattatcctgagctctcgtataaaatgtatagccatttatgtcatatccttggaatgtgaggattgtagttgacagtctgtgagccaacacagtcaactgagcacactttATCTActtatacatcacctgtctacataaccaggcgccaaaatgatctcggtgctctcgggcgatccaaacatcggacttccccgggtttatggtgcgtagcatcttctggtgttcttcgacatatgggtccactacaactgattgttacAAAACTATGAAatatgcttgcgtgaatgaaacagggtcattagtgcggaatgagtttgcacctattgtccctttcccctatagcctcccctcatggcgtaatacaagcacaccaatcgatttgagattcatgtagtcgacgcagaaatcaataacctcctcggttccccaaccTTCGACCATGAGCCTTCTTGCTGATTTCGGTTACagtggaccacgtcttcctgcagcttatctagcttggtcggatcgatggccttctgtgatatcgtgttgaagaacgaacacatcTTTATAATTGGGTTTTGAACCTTCGATGGCAAAATAACTCTAATTCCAATTGGGAGCATCTATGTCATTATCACATGActatcatgagacttcatgccagttaatttcaaatctttcatgtttactagtctctttatgttggcggagtaacccgatggaactttgattctatgcaagcacttgcacattataattttctccgccttgctcatactgtagctagcgggaccaagatatttgtcgccttcttccatatcttcggaatgtagatcatgtctgagtttcaaacatttcaggtcctttcgtgcttggagtgtatctttGTTTTggcaggtatgtctagtaacgtaccaatcaagctatcacacacattcttctcaatgtgcacgacatcgattgcgtgtcgaaccactaAATCCGgtcaataagctaagtcataaaaaatagatttctttttgaacataggagctctaagattagatttcagaaccggtgtactcctgtgtccctttctaaggataaccctaagtccctttaccatgtcatatacctgtctcccagtgcaatgcttaggaggtgatcgagtctcaactttcccatcaaaagctctcctgttgctgtgGTATGGgtagaaatttacgatgacttaggtacaccatttttcagcgattcttcagccacaagctctctgtttcatccaaacaatgcatacatgcacaatagcctttgacagtctggctcGATAGGTTGCTAAGGGCaggccaatcctggattgttatgaacagcATTGCGCATAGGGtaaagttctctcatttgtatgcatcccatacctgcacaccatcgttccacagtattacaagatcttccattaatggtttcaggtatatatcgatatcgttgctaggttgcctcGACCCTGGTATCAGCATCGACATCACaatgtacttctgcttcatacacaacgaaggaggaaggttgtagatacatagagttacaggccaagtgctatgactattgctcatattgccgaatggattcatcccatccgtactcaacccaaatcttatattcctcacatcttctgcaaagggctccttgtatttcctatcgatgtttctccactgcgtagaatcagcgaGGTGTCTCagtattccatcatccttgtgctcctcggcgtgccatcgcaacagttcggcatgccttttgttcgcgaataaacgctccaaccgggggactataggaaataccacatcaccttgatgagaggccttttattctttccttcaccattgatatcatcacggtcacgcttgtaccgtgatgcaccacaaacaagacatgcttccaagtccgcatgctctctgcgatacaacatgcaattgtttggacatgcatgtattttctgcacttccaaccctaatgggcacacaacctgcttggcctggtatgtgttttttggcaccacatttccctttggaagcaatttctatAACAACAGTAACAACACTGTtcagcttgtatcagaccacctgttgcttgccttcaattgtagcagtgaaagtacggtacgcaactttgtatGCTCCCTCTTGCAGCCCGGGAACAACgttgttttagagtcctctaccatacgctggaacttttgaaactctctttcattggtgaagttttcctccccatcgcgcaacatctgctccagatcatcgatgtcggcgtcgaccaacatctcctctagatcatcattgaccaacatatcttctaattcattaaaaatcaaaataaatacactcatacctaaagttttcatataggagcatactacttaattaaaatataaaaatataattggagcttgcaacatacctaaatatcatggctaatttttctaattcattataaatcaaaaataaatatgctcatacctaaagtttctatataggatcttgctaaattaattaaaaaataaatatgctcaaacctatagctaatgtaaatcaataataaagacattttccaccataagctacaaattgaagcttccgtataataaatgagatataattgcatctacattgtcttaaaacatcatggccataggtgcatctccatcttttcaaaatccagagcaatttagcaaataaaattcaactagaaatggatgaagatgaagttacataccttgaaacacctagggcatgacgattcctcaaaattttcaagccactaagaacttggtgaccaaaaatagCCGCCACTGAGCAAACAGAGCTTCTCTTTGTTGTGTGCTCaggcttggggaaggagaggatgacttttatatagtcgagatatcactgccagctcatataacaagccggcagtgatgccctgctatcactatcggtcggtggattaaaccggcagtgaagatggagtagggcatcactgccggctcaagccaacaaccggtagtgatgcccttatcattgccggttcgtaagccacgatgactTTATTTTTCCCACACAACTTATGAACAGGCAGTGattccccatcactgccggcccattaggaaccggcactgatgggccggtatatataggggtttgtATAGTAGTGGTCCGCTATTTTTactaaccgatagtgatactcaAAATCCGTATGACTTCATGTGCTCGTGCCTACTCAGCTTCTCTAGAGCGCCTTTAAAATCATACTCGCTCTCGATTGCTCTCGTTCGCTCTCACtcgatctctctctcacacacacccTCTCCCTTACACCATCGCCACCTCCGCTGTCACCTTCTCCGGCCACTGCCCCTACCCCTCATCGCGTCGTCGTTCGGTGATGAGGTGGAGGCCCTACTGGTTAGGTCGTCGGACGAGGCGGAGACCTCAGACTCTGATGACTTAGCAGGGTCCCCCTCTGAGGACGACGTGTGGGACTTCTTCCTCGACGAGTCGAAGATGAACAAGCCCAAGTCGAGctcggatgaggaggaggtgggcggTGACGACGGCAAGGATGAGGATGACAGCGGCGAAGGCGACAACGACGACTACTTCTTCATCGTCGTGACCAATAGCCGGTAGATGTCATCGATCGGTTATGGTTTTTTTGCGCGTTGTCGtgcatttcttttgattttgatGTATAGTGATAGATTTAGTGCGTTAACTAtagattagtgtgatataaaACTCTATTTATggagattagtaatataaagcttAGTTAAATTATTGATTGACTATTtagattttattattttttcttagatTGAGTATTACTGTTGGTTCATAGCTACAAATCGACAGCGTAAGCCATAAGCGCAATAACCGATAGTAATGTAGTTTTTAACTGGTAGAGATGACTTTTTCTGTAATAATGTGAACTGATCTGATAATTCTTAGgtgactaatattttgaaaatcTCTCGGTCACATTTTACGAACAAATCAATTGTAcatctagaatatattttattaagcTAGAACATTTTCTATTGAAGCTAGATTTTAATTATtcaacaaaatatttaaagtaAACAAGAGATATGGATAGTTGGATCTCGATGGTGGAGGGAGGGGAGTGGATAAGGTTAAAAGTGAAGGGGTGATCTGGATAGTTGGATCCGCATCCAACCGTTGAAAAAGTGATTGTGATATAAGCAAAATCTGAATCACCTGATAAGAATATAAACATTTTATGGAAGGGCGTCTTCATAAACAACCACTATTTTATTTTCTAGTCATAGCTACCAGTATCGTGAAAAAATTTACCGCCATATGCAGATACGGGCGATATCAAATTTCTATCAGGgagataaatttgaattttcGGATGAAAATTacctaaattttgcaaaactacaaatttgaTCTAAGTTGGTCCACACTATATACCTATATAGTCCTTACTGGAGGTGGCTGATAACCACATATTTTGCCGATAGAGACAATAATGATAATAGCTCAGAGAGGTGGCATTCTATAATGTGATTGTTGTATTAGTAGTCAATTTGAAAGTaaagaaggttttttttttttccggaaGGAAGCCTTCTGCAGGGGCAGAGCCAGGCATCAGCTAACCTGTTCTCCGCCCCATACtgtgtaatattttttaagagTGAAAAGATCAGGACACACCAGTGAACTCCGTGATGATGTCATCACCGGATCCTCGCTACCGGTGGTCGCCACCCCGCCGAGCTAGAGTTCCCTGACCTATTCTTCTTCCCAGCTGAGCTCCACTACAACAGCAGGCAGCAGCTCTGCCGCCACCGCTGAGCAGCTCCTGCAGCACCCCGCTACTCCAACCGGTCCAAGGAGCCTCGCCATAACTCTCTACGTCGACTCCAAGCCTCAATCCACTCCTTTTCGCGGATTGACCCGAGCTATGCTACCTTCTTCCCCAAATCCAATAGCAGCGTAGTGCTCCATTGCGCTCCCAAATTTGTCAAACCCGGTGAGCTATCCCTCGATTCATCGCATCCACGAGTTCCTAGCTTGGTTGCACACCTCTTTGACCCTGGTCGCTGGACAGGGCCTTCTTGTTCATTTCCCTGTCGTCGGTCTCTATGCGCCACCATGTGTAGCTCCAACACCACCGGCCCACTGCGCCGCATCTTCTCCTAAAGCTGGGTGTAGTGCAAAATTGGTCTTGTTCACCAGTCCCCTAAGGTTTATTCCTGGCTCCACCAGTAGCCTTATGGTCATTAAAACAAATAAGAATGAGGATAATCTATTGTCTTTTGGCGGAAAATATTTTCTACTCGGATACAGATACTGTTTGGTAGAGGTTCATACTAGATGAAGAGTTTGTAGGATTAgataatatctatttttagtttaaaataaaaataagatgacTAAACCAAAAAATTTTAACTTGTTCATAGCTTTTCTAAAGATTTATAGGGATAAAGAGAACCAACTCTAAAGTTTTTTAAGCTAAAATTCTACTTCAAAAAACTGTACTTGCTTTAACAGCTTTCGTGCTTTGCTCTTCGCCTCTGGCCCAAAACACGTGAAAACTACAAATTTTGATTAGTACTCCATCTTGTATTGGTTGGAGGATGCTCCAAGTGATCTAGTACTGGATTTGGTGGCAGTCGATCTAGCTAAGCCCTAGGTCGGGTAGAAAAATATCCGTTCCATCTGAAAAACAAACGATAATCCCATGGTCCAGTTCATGTCCACATAGTTCTGGAACACCCCACACGTGCTCCAGAAACTACTACGTCATTCTGTCTCCCTCGTAATCTCTTTCTCCTACCTCCATCCCCCTGTATATAAGCGCACACACCGCCACTGTTTTATTGCACTGTCGCACTCATCTTCTCATAAGCCAACCAAATCAAGCCAAGCAAATCTCCGAAGAGTTTTTGTTTCGCTTATCAGCAGCCGAGGAAGATGCAGCAAGCTGTGGTCTCCAACCTGCACCTTATCACCACATCATCATCCCCTGTCCATCGTGCAAGCTGGCTCACATCGCCCTGCGTGCCCAAGAGAGGCTCGGCGAGGGTCCGGTCTATGAGGAACGGCTCCACGGAGAGCCTTGACCACCTCCAGAGGGTGTCCAAGGCCAAGCAGCAGCAGGGGACTGCTCCAAGAAGACGGGCCATCCAAACCACACCGTTTGGTGAGTGCCCAGCTTTTGATGACAATTTGCGTTTAATTCCTCCGCTAATTGAATTGAATTTTGTGCATTTTATCCTTTTCCATGAGAAGAGAAATGAAGTAGACTAATATGTACTTCTTTATCATGAGTTCCTGACAGGGCTACGGGACAGCTTCCCGGAAGCAAGAACgctggaccagatggtgcgcaCCATGGAGCGCATCATGGGcggcgaggacgacgacgaccgcGTCCTCGTCGTGCCCGCAGCGGTGGCGGCCCCTGCGGTGCCGCGCGCCGAGAACGGCGTCCCAGCAGCCACGGCGGCCGCGTACTGGAAGGGGCGGACGCCGTGGGAGGTCAAGGAGCGCGCGGGGGAGTACCTGGTGAGATTCGACATGCCGGGGATGACGCGGGAGGACGTGCGGGTGAGCGTGCAGGATCGGACGCTGGTGGTGGTCGCCGAGAAGGCTTCAAAGCAGGAAGGAACCGAGGAGGAAAATGAAGAGGAGGCGTGGCCGGCGGCGAGCTTCGGGCGGTATAGGACACGGGTGGAGCTGCCGGAGAACGTCGAGGTGGAGAGGATCGCGGCGGAGGTGAGGGACGGCGTACTGTACCTGATCATCCCCAAGGTGTCCTCAGGGGGCAAGGTCGTCAACATTCAGGTGCAGTGAAGTGACGAGCTCGAGCTCGAACTCGGAGGGGAGCATCTGGATGGACCAACATGTACAACGCTCTGCTACCAATTTCGTCGTCTTTCTATTTTTGCGTGCCTGACAACGGGTAACTTCTGCTATATTTGAAATAAATCTACTATTTGCTATCATAAGCTTTCATGAAGGACAGGGAAAGCGAATAGATGGTGTGATAACAGAAGCGACATCAATTTGATGTAACACACTTCTTAGGCTATTTCCAATATTTTGTTTTCTATAGTGATGTGAAGAGAGGAAAGGACGTGagaaattaatattaaaaaacaaatttataaTAAACATGTCttactagtttttttaagatctcttaaaataatttattatcttatAACCATATAAGATTGATCataaactagtttttttttataaaaacaagtttttctcttttattttgaaattatttatcatattatcttttttagatagatatttaattaatatcTATTAAGCTAGTATTGTCAGTAACCTTAACTACTCAAAAGCACCAAATAAGTTGAATGACCTTGTGGACCCTATCGAACACCCTGAACGTAGACAAAGACAGAGCGGAAGAAACAAGTATAGTGTATGACTTAGGATATGTACCAGTTTGGTATAGCTCTCTTTCATGTTTTTTGGCGAGCAGATCTGCCATcaagctggagctggagctgatAATGAAAATATTTGGCTAGCAGGATgactctaaaatttatgaatgcaatggtaccTTTGTGGTGTTacatatatattgttttgtatATATAAGTATTTGGGATTATTTTGTTCTACTagatactatatatataatttttatgagTGCTTATGTAGAAAAATATTGCTTTTCTTGAAgattataataataaaatataaataattacaAAATAAATCAATTACAAATCAATATTCAATATCTATATCCTAACGGTGGAAGGATCGGTAACCTCTCAGAGGCactgctactgtagcagtgggtccaaatacatatatgtacgtacacatatatatatacacacatacatacatgtatatatgtatctacatgtatacatatacatatacatgtatacctatacgtatgtatgtatatatgtataggtatatatgtatat
This genomic interval carries:
- the LOC133883969 gene encoding small heat shock protein, chloroplastic-like, translating into MQQAVVSNLHLITTSSSPVHRASWLTSPCVPKRGSARVRSMRNGSTESLDHLQRVSKAKQQQGTAPRRRAIQTTPFGLRDSFPEARTLDQMVRTMERIMGGEDDDDRVLVVPAAVAAPAVPRAENGVPAATAAAYWKGRTPWEVKERAGEYLVRFDMPGMTREDVRVSVQDRTLVVVAEKASKQEGTEEENEEEAWPAASFGRYRTRVELPENVEVERIAAEVRDGVLYLIIPKVSSGGKVVNIQVQ